One window of the Shewanella maritima genome contains the following:
- a CDS encoding polysaccharide lyase family 7 protein has product MKKIYLSLLAASVIAGCSSTAPAPQVKHEFNYDYSKYNLDPTKAPAQNFDLSNWKITLPEMTTEGSRKGKALEINKHELSNQQTPYIHPEWFYTDSKTGALVFVSPNQAPTTKNSKNTRSELRAMLAEQYNDPKNNFVIKSHPQANSYGAIGGQLKATLSVDQVSTSGEYRKNNAFAVVIGQIHGSDNEPLKISYRKLPGHEFGSLSWNYELNPVPDLQDARDSNGKKLRKDIRHNVFGKYNLREHHDDPKDGIRLGEIFSYEVNVKDNIMHLTFTKNPGEKNEIVKTFEVDLAEGNYKGHEVDQGYGDDWMYYKAGVYNQCNTKASSSNCEWRGMEAGDYAKASFYELELNQ; this is encoded by the coding sequence ATGAAAAAAATCTACCTAAGCCTATTAGCAGCAAGCGTTATCGCAGGTTGCTCATCTACCGCACCTGCGCCACAAGTAAAGCATGAGTTTAACTACGACTACTCAAAGTACAATCTAGACCCAACTAAAGCCCCTGCGCAAAACTTTGATCTATCTAACTGGAAAATCACCTTACCAGAAATGACCACTGAAGGTTCTCGCAAAGGTAAAGCGTTAGAGATCAACAAGCATGAGCTTAGCAATCAGCAAACGCCTTATATTCACCCAGAGTGGTTCTACACGGATAGCAAAACTGGTGCACTGGTATTCGTATCTCCAAACCAGGCTCCAACAACCAAAAACAGTAAAAATACTCGCTCAGAACTGCGCGCCATGCTTGCCGAGCAATACAATGACCCAAAAAACAACTTCGTAATCAAATCGCATCCTCAAGCCAACAGCTACGGCGCGATTGGTGGCCAGTTAAAAGCAACACTGTCTGTAGACCAGGTGAGCACCAGTGGGGAATACCGTAAAAACAACGCCTTTGCGGTAGTCATTGGTCAAATCCATGGTTCAGACAACGAGCCATTAAAAATCTCTTACCGTAAACTGCCAGGTCATGAGTTTGGCTCATTATCTTGGAACTACGAACTAAACCCAGTGCCAGACCTGCAGGATGCTCGTGATAGCAACGGCAAAAAGCTACGTAAAGATATTCGCCACAATGTATTTGGTAAGTACAACCTACGTGAGCACCACGACGATCCAAAAGACGGTATTCGTTTAGGCGAAATCTTCTCTTACGAAGTCAATGTTAAAGACAACATCATGCACCTAACTTTCACTAAGAACCCAGGTGAGAAAAATGAAATCGTTAAGACCTTTGAAGTTGACCTAGCCGAAGGTAACTACAAAGGCCATGAAGTTGACCAGGGCTATGGCGACGACTGGATGTACTACAAAGCCGGTGTTTACAATCAATGTAATACCAAAGCGAGCAGCTCAAACTGTGAGTGGCGTGGTATGGAAGCAGGCGACTATGCTAAAGCTAGCTTCTACGAGTTAGAACTCAATCAATAA
- a CDS encoding DUF2999 family protein codes for MNPIIALLKEHNISDEKINEVFQALTENPMMAMSIIGQLGIAPEKLQQLMAMVMQNPALIKEATEDLGLDFAKVQEAQSKLNQ; via the coding sequence ATGAACCCAATTATTGCCCTGCTTAAAGAGCACAACATTAGTGATGAGAAGATTAACGAGGTATTTCAGGCATTAACTGAGAACCCTATGATGGCGATGAGCATTATTGGCCAACTTGGTATTGCACCTGAAAAGCTACAACAGCTAATGGCGATGGTGATGCAAAACCCAGCACTGATTAAAGAAGCCACTGAAGACTTAGGTTTAGACTTTGCTAAAGTGCAGGAAGCACAAAGCAAACTAAATCAATAG
- a CDS encoding ammonia-forming cytochrome c nitrite reductase subunit c552, producing MMKLQKLAIAVAVMTALSACGSSDDDPITCKDGEILNPDTNVCEPEPEPEPVDYYNSDNWKEAFPEQHESWAKTAENNPESGKPTDLLEANPNLVAAWAGYGFAKDYNRARGHHFALTDIITTLRTGAPMVGMDGEIVGETMAASCWSCKTTDVARLYEEKGEGKFSNNGWSVWGDEMGNTIGCSDCHDHGKSDLRLSRPYTDRAMTIIDKTFAAQSHDMQSSQTCAQCHVEYYFDGTDEKKVRYPWDFWVPGVETDYADKVAYQGTDDLYKGFAAEAQLAYFDDKGFKDWTNAISGAPMLKAQHPEFENLLDRTKETHPSPSNHLEFSCNTCHMPKSTNAEGEEYSNHQVNFSMAKLPSDCTGCHTEGGIFDINKIVEERKAEIDALRFGENGTDLRLTEVHFKAQAIWAANNIEGLDAGKSIGEAKANYEAALAAGNELATDMNSLLVKVRNAQWFWDSATASHGIAAHNPAEAKRLLTKANTVLDAAIAEADTLLTKYGSSYTFDKTMYDSKAKLQPLAGLNLDQMNADKETFIKERVEKEWPAKLESY from the coding sequence ATGATGAAACTACAAAAACTCGCAATTGCTGTAGCAGTGATGACCGCACTTAGTGCTTGTGGCAGCAGTGATGACGATCCAATCACTTGTAAGGATGGGGAAATACTAAATCCTGACACAAACGTCTGTGAACCTGAACCTGAGCCAGAACCAGTCGACTACTACAACAGTGACAACTGGAAGGAAGCCTTCCCTGAGCAACATGAGTCTTGGGCGAAAACTGCAGAAAATAACCCTGAATCTGGCAAGCCAACCGACTTACTTGAAGCCAACCCTAACCTAGTTGCGGCTTGGGCTGGTTACGGTTTTGCCAAAGATTACAACCGCGCTCGTGGCCACCACTTCGCCCTTACAGACATTATCACCACACTGCGCACTGGTGCGCCTATGGTGGGTATGGACGGAGAAATTGTTGGTGAAACAATGGCAGCTAGCTGCTGGTCTTGTAAAACCACTGATGTAGCACGCTTGTATGAAGAAAAGGGTGAAGGCAAATTCTCTAACAACGGCTGGTCTGTTTGGGGCGATGAAATGGGCAACACCATTGGTTGTTCAGATTGTCACGACCACGGTAAGAGCGATTTACGTTTAAGCCGCCCTTACACAGATCGTGCAATGACCATTATCGACAAAACCTTTGCGGCGCAAAGTCACGATATGCAATCTAGCCAGACTTGTGCTCAATGCCACGTTGAGTATTACTTTGACGGCACAGATGAGAAGAAAGTGCGCTACCCATGGGACTTCTGGGTACCAGGTGTTGAAACCGACTACGCTGACAAAGTTGCCTACCAAGGTACCGATGACTTGTATAAAGGCTTTGCAGCTGAGGCTCAGCTAGCTTACTTTGACGACAAAGGCTTTAAAGATTGGACCAACGCTATCTCAGGCGCGCCTATGTTAAAAGCACAGCACCCTGAATTCGAAAACTTACTTGACCGCACCAAGGAAACACACCCAAGCCCAAGTAATCACCTCGAATTCAGCTGTAACACTTGTCACATGCCGAAATCTACCAATGCAGAGGGTGAAGAGTACTCTAACCATCAGGTGAATTTCTCAATGGCTAAGTTGCCAAGCGACTGTACAGGTTGTCACACTGAAGGCGGTATATTCGACATCAACAAAATTGTTGAAGAACGCAAAGCTGAAATTGACGCGCTACGTTTTGGTGAAAACGGTACTGACTTACGTCTAACTGAAGTTCACTTTAAAGCACAAGCGATTTGGGCAGCCAACAATATTGAAGGTTTAGATGCTGGCAAATCAATTGGCGAAGCTAAAGCTAACTATGAAGCTGCATTAGCTGCAGGCAATGAGCTAGCAACTGACATGAATAGCCTGTTAGTTAAAGTGCGTAACGCACAATGGTTCTGGGACAGCGCAACCGCTTCACATGGTATTGCAGCGCATAACCCTGCCGAAGCTAAGCGTCTACTGACTAAAGCTAACACTGTCTTAGATGCCGCAATCGCTGAAGCAGACACCTTACTAACTAAGTATGGTTCTAGCTACACGTTTGATAAGACCATGTACGATTCTAAAGCTAAACTGCAACCACTTGCAGGACTAAACTTAGATCAAATGAATGCAGACAAAGAAACATTCATTAAAGAACGTGTTGAAAAAGAGTGGCCTGCAAAATTAGAAAGCTACTAA
- the dgt gene encoding dGTPase, producing the protein MTIEFCRKIKIDRPIQFKASSAPILRQFESDRGRIINSAAIRRLQQKTQVFPLERNAAVRSRLTHSMEVQQVGRYISQLVCDAVKNYQNTDLSSFARELETIVEMSCLMHDVGNPPFGHFGEAALIDWLENHLGDIYQQMSGKNLPATIANDLCHFEGNAQGIRLIHTLLKLNLTYSQASGILKYTRCGTEAKPKKGSSDPQSYLKKKVGFYLSETDYIDKLTSTLSIAPGCRSPFAYIMEAADDISYGIADLEDAVEKDVLSVEQMRRALLDKFTELSTHLSKSEQALMQQMLDRAAYLASKNEGSYDSMFFVFLRVEVNKRLPQHAQKRFVDNLQAVFDGTLNQALIEDNSVNHMLVETFKQVALEQAFCHAEVEARELQGYRVISGLMACYKPLLALSGEQFTLLAYGKSGASEKGIDISDINIPIYPKRLFKKLSSKHIAAYKAAMDDNALIAQIDDEQCREFYFRTRLLIDYISGMTDQFAYDEYRAFNVIDEF; encoded by the coding sequence ATGACAATCGAATTTTGCCGTAAAATTAAAATTGATCGACCAATCCAATTTAAAGCGTCGTCTGCGCCGATTTTGAGGCAGTTTGAAAGCGACCGTGGTCGTATTATTAATTCAGCAGCGATTCGGCGCCTGCAGCAAAAGACTCAGGTTTTTCCATTAGAGCGCAATGCCGCGGTGCGTAGCCGGTTGACCCATTCTATGGAAGTGCAACAGGTAGGGCGTTATATCAGCCAGCTTGTCTGTGATGCGGTAAAAAACTATCAAAATACCGATTTATCTAGTTTTGCTCGCGAGCTAGAAACCATTGTTGAGATGTCATGTTTGATGCACGATGTGGGGAATCCCCCTTTTGGTCACTTTGGTGAGGCGGCGTTAATTGATTGGTTAGAAAACCATTTAGGCGATATATATCAGCAAATGTCTGGTAAGAATTTACCTGCGACAATCGCTAATGATTTATGCCACTTTGAGGGCAATGCGCAAGGCATTCGCCTGATCCATACCTTGCTGAAACTCAATCTTACCTACTCACAAGCGTCAGGCATTTTAAAATACACCCGCTGCGGCACTGAGGCAAAGCCGAAAAAGGGTAGTAGTGATCCGCAAAGCTACTTGAAAAAGAAGGTCGGCTTTTATCTGTCTGAGACCGACTACATCGACAAGTTAACTAGCACCTTAAGTATCGCACCAGGTTGCCGTTCGCCGTTTGCCTACATCATGGAGGCGGCTGATGATATTTCTTACGGTATTGCTGATTTAGAAGACGCGGTTGAGAAAGATGTACTGAGTGTTGAACAAATGCGTCGGGCCTTACTTGATAAGTTTACCGAACTGAGCACACATTTAAGCAAAAGCGAACAAGCTTTGATGCAGCAGATGCTAGATAGAGCTGCGTATCTAGCCAGTAAGAACGAAGGCAGTTACGACAGCATGTTCTTTGTATTCTTGCGGGTCGAAGTGAATAAGCGCTTGCCTCAACATGCACAAAAACGTTTTGTCGATAACCTTCAAGCCGTGTTTGATGGCACCCTTAATCAGGCACTGATTGAAGATAACAGCGTTAACCACATGCTGGTAGAAACCTTTAAGCAAGTGGCGCTAGAGCAGGCATTTTGTCATGCAGAAGTAGAGGCTAGGGAGCTGCAAGGGTATCGGGTAATTAGCGGTTTAATGGCGTGCTATAAGCCTTTGCTCGCGTTATCTGGTGAACAGTTTACCCTGCTTGCTTACGGAAAGTCTGGTGCTAGTGAAAAGGGGATAGATATTAGCGACATCAATATCCCGATTTACCCTAAGCGGCTATTTAAAAAGCTATCTTCTAAGCATATCGCAGCATACAAAGCAGCGATGGATGACAATGCGTTGATTGCGCAAATTGATGACGAGCAATGCCGCGAGTTTTATTTCCGCACTCGCTTATTGATAGATTACATCAGCGGCATGACAGATCAGTTTGCCTATGACGAGTATCGCGCATTTAATGTGATTGATGAGTTTTAA
- a CDS encoding alpha/beta hydrolase family protein, producing the protein MKKVGILLMCLLTPFMVVAEQANKTLSVDVLWQLSRVGSPIISPNGEHIIAPVTEYDVPEDKGTTQLWLFDEDGKTQRPLTAKGMRVSEPVFSPDGKTLAFISQRDKDEAGQVYLLPMEQAGEAQRLTDVPGGVKGLKWVGKHIYFISRVFPGKNWDEMAQQLKANKDNKVSARQWNALPYSYFDHWIEEDREAHVFRIPALGGDVEAITQPLGKQLPRASQSAGNYDIDPKEQYIAFNSNGWDNQVDPKIDIFLAKIGSGKAVNLTPKNNAPDANPTFSPNGKTLAFTRQLIPGFYADTSNLVLLDMAKRTEKVLTSDFDRSVSNFVWTDDGKGFYSAIDDAATRRIYHISAKNGKVKPITKATNFGKPAISKDGTLVAANDSFLYPARIVKINKRNGKTTRLDKFNDDILADVDMGTYESVTYKGYNGDDIQMWVHYPPGFDKSKKYPLMMLIHGGPHNAISDGFHFRWNAQTFASWGYVTAWPNFHGSSSFGQEFADSINPDWKNKSLEDVFKATEWFQQKDWIDNDRLVAGGASYGGYLTSIILGEEHPFNALFIHAAVYNMYSQMAADFSVHSTRFGSYWDNPEIYKSISPHYNAKNFKTPTLVVHGQLDYRVPVGQGFELFRTLQTRGVESKMIYFPDENHWIMKPNNSIYWYNQVQDWMGRFATPGAK; encoded by the coding sequence GTGAAGAAAGTCGGGATACTGCTTATGTGTCTGCTCACGCCTTTTATGGTTGTGGCAGAGCAAGCAAATAAAACCCTGTCGGTTGATGTCTTGTGGCAGCTAAGCCGAGTTGGGTCACCAATTATTTCACCTAATGGTGAGCACATTATTGCGCCAGTAACTGAATATGATGTGCCTGAAGATAAAGGCACCACACAGCTTTGGTTATTTGACGAAGATGGTAAAACTCAGCGCCCATTAACCGCTAAAGGTATGCGTGTAAGCGAGCCTGTATTCTCACCAGATGGCAAAACTCTTGCCTTTATTAGTCAGCGTGATAAAGACGAAGCTGGTCAGGTTTATCTACTGCCAATGGAGCAAGCGGGTGAAGCACAGCGTTTAACTGACGTACCTGGTGGCGTAAAAGGTTTAAAGTGGGTAGGTAAGCACATCTACTTTATTAGCCGTGTTTTCCCAGGCAAGAACTGGGATGAAATGGCGCAGCAACTAAAAGCCAATAAAGACAATAAAGTGTCAGCAAGGCAGTGGAACGCACTACCTTATTCTTATTTTGATCACTGGATTGAAGAAGATCGTGAAGCCCACGTATTCCGTATTCCTGCACTAGGTGGTGACGTTGAGGCGATTACTCAGCCACTAGGCAAGCAGTTACCGCGCGCATCTCAAAGTGCTGGCAACTATGATATTGACCCGAAAGAGCAATACATTGCCTTTAACAGCAATGGTTGGGACAACCAAGTTGACCCTAAAATTGATATCTTCCTTGCGAAAATTGGCAGCGGTAAAGCGGTAAACTTAACCCCGAAAAACAATGCCCCAGACGCTAACCCAACCTTTAGCCCTAATGGTAAAACACTGGCATTCACGCGTCAGTTGATTCCGGGTTTCTATGCGGATACTTCAAACCTAGTGCTGCTAGATATGGCTAAACGCACTGAGAAAGTGTTGACTAGTGATTTTGACCGCAGCGTGAGTAACTTCGTGTGGACTGACGACGGTAAAGGTTTCTACAGCGCGATTGATGATGCAGCGACTCGCCGTATTTATCATATCAGTGCTAAAAACGGTAAAGTGAAGCCAATCACTAAAGCGACTAACTTCGGTAAGCCTGCAATCTCAAAAGACGGCACTTTGGTCGCCGCAAACGACAGCTTCTTATACCCAGCGCGTATCGTTAAAATCAACAAGCGTAATGGCAAAACTACACGCCTAGATAAGTTTAATGATGATATCTTAGCGGATGTTGATATGGGCACTTATGAGTCTGTGACCTACAAGGGTTACAACGGTGACGACATTCAAATGTGGGTACACTACCCTCCAGGGTTTGATAAGTCGAAGAAGTACCCGTTGATGATGCTAATCCACGGTGGTCCACACAATGCGATTTCTGATGGTTTCCATTTCCGCTGGAATGCGCAAACCTTTGCATCTTGGGGATATGTGACTGCATGGCCTAACTTCCACGGCTCTAGCAGCTTTGGTCAAGAGTTTGCCGACAGCATTAACCCTGATTGGAAAAACAAGTCGCTTGAAGATGTGTTTAAAGCAACTGAGTGGTTCCAGCAAAAAGACTGGATTGATAACGATCGCCTAGTGGCTGGTGGTGCCAGTTATGGTGGTTACCTAACTTCAATCATTCTAGGTGAAGAGCATCCATTCAACGCGCTATTTATCCATGCTGCGGTATACAACATGTACTCGCAAATGGCGGCTGATTTCTCAGTCCATAGCACGCGTTTTGGTAGCTACTGGGATAACCCAGAGATCTACAAGTCTATCTCGCCACACTACAATGCTAAGAACTTCAAAACTCCAACCTTAGTGGTGCATGGTCAACTAGACTATCGCGTGCCTGTAGGTCAAGGTTTTGAGCTGTTCCGCACGTTGCAAACCCGTGGTGTTGAGTCGAAGATGATTTACTTCCCAGACGAGAACCACTGGATTATGAAGCCAAACAATTCAATCTATTGGTATAACCAGGTTCAAGATTGGATGGGACGCTTTGCAACCCCAGGTGCGAAGTAA
- a CDS encoding oligogalacturonate-specific porin KdgM family protein encodes MQRSLALVIALMVALPVSMASFYASAISVDFRHEYKNDSQKHASRMKMGGSPTKNLSMSLELKFKSPTGGFMDGVEATGAEIDTGYKFKLADEWELIPGMPVEFSGDNATYKPQLRLTYKPLSVDGLSISARYRLDVKPHESVKRFRHRYTANLGYKHNRWAYALELNQYYAADGNYHLYDNGRSNYENNLTVRYSQGKWSPWFEVGDVSVSATSDKRELRSRVGIKYQF; translated from the coding sequence ATGCAGCGTTCGTTAGCTTTAGTTATTGCTTTAATGGTGGCTTTACCTGTCAGTATGGCGAGTTTTTATGCTTCGGCTATTTCGGTTGATTTCCGTCATGAGTATAAGAATGACTCGCAAAAGCATGCTAGCCGCATGAAGATGGGGGGCTCACCAACTAAAAACCTCTCAATGTCATTAGAGCTAAAGTTTAAAAGCCCAACTGGTGGCTTTATGGACGGAGTAGAGGCTACTGGCGCTGAAATTGATACTGGCTATAAGTTTAAGCTAGCAGATGAATGGGAGCTTATCCCTGGTATGCCGGTCGAGTTTAGTGGCGACAATGCAACCTATAAACCACAGTTACGCTTAACCTACAAACCCTTATCCGTTGATGGTTTATCCATTAGCGCTCGTTACCGCTTGGACGTTAAACCTCATGAAAGCGTTAAACGTTTTCGCCACCGTTATACCGCAAACCTAGGTTACAAACACAATCGTTGGGCATATGCTTTAGAGTTAAACCAGTATTACGCTGCAGATGGCAACTATCATTTGTATGACAACGGCCGCTCTAATTATGAAAACAACCTAACCGTTCGTTACAGTCAGGGAAAATGGAGCCCTTGGTTTGAGGTAGGTGATGTGTCTGTTAGCGCTACCTCCGACAAACGCGAGCTTCGTAGCCGTGTTGGTATCAAGTACCAGTTTTAG
- a CDS encoding DUF4401 domain-containing protein, with the protein MRQASEMWQQLYTLDLVTGDKPTLCEDVDSPWFVKLLLAAAGWLAALFLLGFIFLSLSFLLEEDALPFIVGPGIILAAGVLFARKGNEFYEHLALALSLTGQAVLMIGFAEHFDTKACFVIASIVQFGLILLMPNVIHRFCSAALAGMCLMASMSLWGLPYLAEALLFALASYLILTEFDLYKRPLPRWYQLFAASSAGYHRMAVAYGLLFISVLQTCFLAFEYNWIKQVSFRYSEAAFTSPWMGDLLMGLVALFITRTILSRYSGIPVTVRAAVLIIIGLLAMLTMQAHGLIVGVLVMLLGMSASNNLLIGAGVLALVSFMSAYYYWLDVSLVAKSGILLVTGALLLIVRWGMLRYVAVSGLIGANMEESNID; encoded by the coding sequence ATGAGGCAAGCATCAGAAATGTGGCAGCAGTTATACACTCTTGACCTGGTGACTGGCGACAAACCAACGCTTTGTGAAGATGTGGACTCGCCTTGGTTTGTAAAACTGTTACTCGCTGCAGCGGGTTGGCTCGCAGCCTTGTTCTTGCTTGGGTTTATTTTCTTGAGTTTGAGCTTCTTACTTGAAGAAGATGCGCTGCCATTTATCGTTGGTCCAGGGATTATTTTGGCTGCAGGTGTGTTATTTGCTCGCAAGGGGAACGAATTTTATGAGCATTTAGCGCTGGCGTTGAGCCTCACTGGGCAAGCTGTGTTGATGATTGGCTTTGCTGAACATTTTGATACTAAGGCGTGTTTTGTCATTGCCAGTATTGTGCAGTTTGGGTTGATCTTGCTGATGCCTAACGTGATACATCGCTTTTGCTCAGCGGCATTGGCCGGGATGTGTTTAATGGCGTCCATGTCTCTGTGGGGATTGCCATATTTAGCTGAGGCGCTACTTTTTGCGCTTGCCAGTTATTTGATTCTGACTGAGTTTGACTTGTATAAACGCCCACTTCCGCGCTGGTACCAGCTTTTTGCGGCATCCAGTGCTGGTTATCATCGTATGGCCGTTGCTTATGGTTTGCTGTTTATCAGTGTTTTGCAAACCTGCTTTCTTGCGTTTGAGTATAACTGGATCAAGCAGGTGAGTTTTCGTTATTCCGAAGCGGCATTTACATCGCCCTGGATGGGGGATTTATTGATGGGGCTAGTGGCACTTTTCATTACACGTACCATACTCAGTCGCTACTCAGGTATACCCGTCACCGTTCGTGCTGCAGTACTAATAATCATAGGCTTACTCGCGATGTTGACGATGCAGGCTCATGGCTTAATTGTCGGCGTTTTGGTGATGTTATTGGGAATGTCTGCGAGTAATAATTTGCTTATAGGTGCGGGAGTGTTAGCTCTAGTGAGTTTTATGAGTGCCTATTATTACTGGTTAGATGTGAGTTTAGTGGCTAAGTCAGGCATCTTGCTGGTGACAGGCGCATTATTACTTATCGTTCGCTGGGGGATGCTTCGTTATGTCGCAGTTTCCGGGCTGATTGGGGCTAACATGGAGGAGTCCAACATTGACTGA
- a CDS encoding GDYXXLXY domain-containing protein: MTDNGQANYRQTSHRQIDHAHHCERVSARHWWLVFAALVLMLGLVNWQIYVKEQHLISGDKVLFKLAPVDPRSLMQGDYMALRFELANQIRDELEEQSTTSGQEQRSLTWQSLANQQGYVIVDVDTHGVAQFAAIESMAEISQPLKAQQLRVQYRVRDGRVKFATNAFFFQEGHAKLYEAAQYGLFSVNAKGEPLLTSMYDEQLQLIEPNAREVGSE; this comes from the coding sequence TTGACTGATAATGGACAGGCTAACTATAGGCAAACGAGTCACAGGCAAATTGACCATGCGCACCACTGTGAACGAGTAAGTGCACGTCACTGGTGGCTGGTGTTTGCTGCTTTGGTGTTAATGCTGGGGTTAGTCAATTGGCAAATCTACGTTAAAGAGCAGCACTTAATATCGGGAGATAAGGTGCTTTTCAAATTAGCTCCTGTTGACCCAAGGTCGCTAATGCAGGGTGATTACATGGCGCTGCGTTTTGAGCTGGCTAATCAGATCCGTGACGAGTTAGAGGAGCAATCCACAACGTCAGGCCAAGAGCAGCGGTCATTAACTTGGCAATCTCTGGCTAATCAGCAAGGCTACGTGATTGTAGATGTAGACACTCATGGTGTGGCTCAATTTGCTGCAATTGAATCAATGGCTGAAATTAGTCAGCCATTAAAGGCGCAGCAGTTAAGAGTGCAATACCGAGTTCGTGATGGGCGAGTGAAGTTTGCAACCAACGCGTTTTTCTTTCAAGAAGGCCACGCAAAGTTATATGAAGCTGCGCAATATGGCTTGTTTAGCGTCAACGCCAAAGGTGAGCCCTTGCTTACGTCCATGTATGACGAGCAGTTGCAACTCATTGAGCCTAACGCAAGGGAGGTTGGGTCAGAGTAA
- a CDS encoding mechanosensitive ion channel family protein: MSSKRLAHVLLLSFTFIACLTQPGYASDINLKKVSDAEKRSEEIAESQLSLGLTKPGETPLSTMIAITEAAEVGDWQTAAEYADLRFLPKSMSAEKGPEYMRKLGILWSKQQILDLSQISDSPTGHANDKLPSYRDLIGTLETQQGPVPVYLQHVPDGKSGKVWKISNATIAKIPELWSEFGYHPYAEKLSLMLPEFYLMHMENWQVIVFFSALFLGWFASGLVSYLAKRIAQRFEQKISGLMQFCGRSLRWFIYLSFLQHLALSLGLSVRARVWFDNSTLLYIANTILALGIIELYCNYKSKQLHAQDKGYSVALLRPLVAIIKIIVVIIISLMWLQSSGYNMATVLTGLGVGSLAIALAAQKPLENIFGALTLYAAKPIKPGDFCRFDKTLGVVEEIGLRSTRIRKLDRTVVHIPNSIFSSKELENFSVIDRRRYKHDLRISLNTSKQQLQLLLMELRKLLLSHPRVLAEAQRARFIGIERDAFVVNVNAYIDTGDINEYFAIAEDLNFHILSMLNQLDVHIAPIGQNVVLQRADSANLEVQRQAEQLVQEMIEDNQLPFPNYTEEERNAFKGSIEYPPTGSITKPKDVVRFSKEDEETEIRS, from the coding sequence ATGAGCAGCAAACGGTTAGCCCACGTACTCCTACTAAGTTTCACTTTTATTGCCTGTTTAACTCAGCCAGGCTATGCCTCAGACATAAACCTCAAAAAAGTTTCTGATGCAGAAAAGCGCAGTGAAGAAATCGCTGAAAGTCAGTTATCTTTAGGTTTAACAAAGCCTGGAGAAACGCCTCTTTCTACCATGATAGCGATAACTGAAGCTGCCGAGGTAGGAGACTGGCAAACGGCAGCCGAGTATGCAGACCTGCGCTTTTTGCCTAAATCAATGAGCGCGGAAAAAGGCCCAGAATATATGCGTAAGCTGGGTATTCTGTGGAGCAAACAACAGATCCTAGACCTCTCGCAAATTAGCGACTCACCAACAGGTCATGCCAACGACAAACTGCCAAGTTATCGCGACTTAATCGGTACCTTAGAAACTCAGCAAGGGCCAGTACCCGTGTACTTGCAACATGTACCTGATGGTAAATCAGGTAAGGTTTGGAAGATCTCCAACGCCACAATAGCCAAAATACCTGAGCTGTGGAGCGAGTTTGGCTACCACCCTTACGCTGAAAAACTTTCGCTAATGTTGCCCGAGTTTTACCTGATGCATATGGAGAACTGGCAAGTCATCGTATTCTTCAGTGCTTTATTCTTAGGCTGGTTTGCTAGTGGGTTGGTGAGCTACTTGGCTAAGCGAATTGCCCAGCGCTTTGAGCAAAAAATATCGGGATTAATGCAGTTTTGTGGTCGTAGTTTACGTTGGTTTATTTACCTCTCATTCTTGCAACACTTAGCTCTATCATTGGGACTATCGGTTCGAGCTAGGGTATGGTTCGACAACAGCACCTTACTCTATATCGCTAACACCATACTGGCACTCGGTATCATTGAGCTTTACTGCAACTACAAATCTAAACAGCTGCATGCTCAAGACAAAGGCTACAGCGTTGCTTTGCTCAGACCACTGGTTGCGATTATCAAAATTATCGTGGTCATCATTATCTCGCTTATGTGGTTGCAAAGCTCAGGCTATAACATGGCAACCGTATTAACCGGCTTGGGTGTAGGTAGTTTAGCCATTGCGTTAGCGGCGCAAAAACCACTAGAAAACATCTTTGGCGCGCTCACCTTGTACGCAGCGAAACCGATTAAACCCGGCGACTTTTGCCGCTTTGACAAAACGCTCGGCGTGGTTGAAGAAATCGGTCTGCGCTCAACCCGCATCCGTAAGCTAGACCGCACTGTGGTACACATTCCCAATTCAATTTTTTCCTCAAAAGAGCTAGAAAACTTTTCGGTAATTGACCGTCGCCGTTACAAACACGACTTGCGTATTAGTCTCAATACCAGCAAGCAGCAATTACAATTGTTACTGATGGAGCTGCGCAAACTATTGCTGTCACACCCAAGAGTGCTAGCAGAGGCCCAAAGAGCTAGGTTTATTGGGATTGAGCGCGACGCGTTTGTGGTTAACGTCAACGCCTATATTGATACCGGTGACATCAACGAGTACTTTGCCATCGCAGAGGACTTGAATTTTCATATCCTAAGTATGCTTAATCAACTCGATGTGCACATTGCACCAATAGGACAAAATGTGGTGTTGCAACGTGCCGATAGCGCTAACCTTGAAGTTCAACGTCAAGCAGAGCAGCTAGTACAAGAAATGATTGAAGACAATCAACTCCCCTTCCCCAATTACACAGAAGAAGAGCGCAATGCATTTAAAGGCTCAATAGAGTATCCACCTACAGGTAGCATTACTAAGCCAAAGGATGTGGTGCGTTTTTCAAAAGAAGATGAAGAAACCGAAATACGCAGCTAG